From the Musa acuminata AAA Group cultivar baxijiao chromosome BXJ1-2, Cavendish_Baxijiao_AAA, whole genome shotgun sequence genome, one window contains:
- the LOC103976812 gene encoding uncharacterized protein LOC103976812 isoform X1, with translation MNDCSHPPAFLRVIALEAPGEPVSHSCHGRTPKGESLMCLLHVCTFLGFLLLLVHLISFLLTKLFTFLLKGAATSGDQRSSQLVTEAEIKPTTDVCYSDGEELPASIFGREKGLFFFYNESIFNDTLLGEEEQDSTDQEHLSKVDESLVTELPHSSPLEDQSNPGLENDDSPVSDVIRTSSSPTPIICGSVEDEDCVGDAFHNNEKEEEEEQNEESSKKQKLLIVAQTHPGSKKFQLEEHTSGGSLTSESTSKSSMEWRSSTNIRDSETECPFSSSSRRSSSNWETYTWFRKYDEDMTFFDRISAQKLTETESFRSIKYQPKSVSRRIVHKFTTQKKKKGNRDPYQELESAYVAQICLAWEALNWNYNHFRQWSAKGSNSERASCTAWMAQQFQQFQVLLQRFIENEPYERGRRPQVFARTRISSPKLLLVPEFRDSKADEGKEEMISSTEFSAILEDAIRTFMNFLKADKENPCQILKAFIKRKSSSVDPNLRRLLKRANKKKKMRLKDLLKSRRCLKKKRLKGEEEMEILMGLIDMKIVSRTLRMHEISHEQLHWCEEKMTKVRVCDGKIQRDSSPLFFPVQ, from the exons ATGAATGACTGCAGTCATCCCCCAGCCTTTCTCCGAGTGATTGCCCTGGAAGCTCCCGGGGAACCCGTTTCTCACTCTTGCCATGGCCGAACCCCCAAAGGGGAATCCCTGATGTGTCTCCTCCATGTCTGCACCTTcctcggcttcctcctcctcctcgtccaccTCATTTCCTTCCTCCTCACCAAGCTGTTCACGTTTCTTCTTAAAGGAGCAGCCACTTCCGGAGACCAAAG GAGTTCTCAGCTCGTCACTGAAGCTGAGATCAAGCCCACAACCGATGTGTGCTACTCCGATGGTGAGGAGTTACCTGCCAGCATCTTCGGCAGGGAAAAAGGATTGTTCTTTTTCTACAACGAAAGCATCTTCAACGATACCCTTCTTGGCGAAGAAGAACAGGATTCTACAGATCAGGAACACCTTTCGAAAGTTGACGAAAGCCTCGTCACAGAATTGCCGCACAGTTCCCCTTTAGAAGATCAATCGAATCCTGGACTTGAGAATGATGATTCTCCGGTGAGCGATGTCATAAGAACATCAAGTTCTCCAACTCCAATCATATGTGGGTCTGTCGAAG ATGAAGATTGTGTTGGAGATGCCTTTCACAATAatgaaaaggaagaggaggaggagcagaatGAGGAGTCGTCAAAGAAACAGAAACTCCTCATCGTCGCGCAAACACATCCTGGGAGCAAAAAGTTTCAGCTGGAAGAACACACATCTGGCGGTTCTCTCACAAGTGAGTCGACATCGAAGAGCTCGATGGAGTGGAGAAGCTCCACAAACATCAGGGATTCGGAGACAGaatgccccttctcctcttcatcACGCAGGAGCTCTTCCAACTGGGAAACATACACCTGGTTCCGAAAATACGATGAGGACATGACGTTTTTCGACAGGATCAGTGCACAAAAACTCACAGAAACAG AATCATTTAGGTCAATTAAGTACCAACCGAAATCAGTCTCTCGAAGGATTGTTCACAAATTTACgacacagaagaagaagaaggggaatagGGATCCATATCAAGAACTGGAGAGTGCCTACGTGGCTCAGATCTGCCTCGCATGGGAAGCACTTAACTGGAACTACAACCATTTCCGGCAATGGAGCGCCAAGGGATCAAACAGTGAACGCGCTTCTTGCACCGCATGGATGGCGCAGCAGTTCCAACAGTTTCAGGTCCTGTTGCAGCGGTTCATAGAAAACGAGCCTTACGAGCGTGGCCGGAGGCCCCAAGTCTTTGCTCGGACGAGGATTTCTTCTCCAAAATTGCTCCTAGTTCCTGAGTTCCGAG attcaaaagcagatgaaggcaAAGAAGAAATGATCTCATCTACCGAGTTCTCGGCGATTCTGGAGGATGCCATTCGAACCTTTATGAACTTCCTCAAGGCAGACAAAGAGAATCCTTGCCAAATTCTTAAAGCATTCATCAAGAGAAAATCCAGCTCGGTGGACCCAAATCTCCGTCGTCTGCTCAAAAGAGCTAATAAAAAG aagaagatgaggcTTAAGGATCTGTTGAAGTCAAGGAGATGTTTGAAAAAGAAGAGGCTAaagggagaggaagagatggagatACTGATGGGCTTAATAGACATGAAGATTGTGTCCAGAACTTTAAGGATGCATGAGATCAGCCACGAGCAATTGCACTGGTGTGAGGAGAAGATGACCAAAGTGAGAGTATGTGATGGGAAAATCCAAAGAGATTCCTCCCCGCTTTTCTTCCCTGTTCAATGA
- the LOC103976812 gene encoding uncharacterized protein LOC103976812 isoform X2 yields the protein MNDCSHPPAFLRVIALEAPGEPVSHSCHGRTPKGESLMCLLHVCTFLGFLLLLVHLISFLLTKLFTFLLKGAATSGDQRSSQLVTEAEIKPTTDVCYSDGEELPASIFGREKGLFFFYNESIFNDTLLGEEEQDSTDQEHLSKVDESLVTELPHSSPLEDQSNPGLENDDSPVSDVIRTSSSPTPIICGSVEDEDCVGDAFHNNEKEEEEEQNEESSKKQKLLIVAQTHPGSKKFQLEEHTSGGSLTSESTSKSSMEWRSSTNIRDSETECPFSSSSRRSSSNWETYTWFRKYDEDMTFFDRISAQKLTETESFRSIKYQPKSVSRRIVHKFTTQKKKKGNRDPYQELESAYVAQICLAWEALNWNYNHFRQWSAKGSNSERASCTAWMAQQFQQFQVLLQRFIENEPYERGRRPQVFARTRISSPKLLLVPEFRDEGKEEMISSTEFSAILEDAIRTFMNFLKADKENPCQILKAFIKRKSSSVDPNLRRLLKRANKKKKMRLKDLLKSRRCLKKKRLKGEEEMEILMGLIDMKIVSRTLRMHEISHEQLHWCEEKMTKVRVCDGKIQRDSSPLFFPVQ from the exons ATGAATGACTGCAGTCATCCCCCAGCCTTTCTCCGAGTGATTGCCCTGGAAGCTCCCGGGGAACCCGTTTCTCACTCTTGCCATGGCCGAACCCCCAAAGGGGAATCCCTGATGTGTCTCCTCCATGTCTGCACCTTcctcggcttcctcctcctcctcgtccaccTCATTTCCTTCCTCCTCACCAAGCTGTTCACGTTTCTTCTTAAAGGAGCAGCCACTTCCGGAGACCAAAG GAGTTCTCAGCTCGTCACTGAAGCTGAGATCAAGCCCACAACCGATGTGTGCTACTCCGATGGTGAGGAGTTACCTGCCAGCATCTTCGGCAGGGAAAAAGGATTGTTCTTTTTCTACAACGAAAGCATCTTCAACGATACCCTTCTTGGCGAAGAAGAACAGGATTCTACAGATCAGGAACACCTTTCGAAAGTTGACGAAAGCCTCGTCACAGAATTGCCGCACAGTTCCCCTTTAGAAGATCAATCGAATCCTGGACTTGAGAATGATGATTCTCCGGTGAGCGATGTCATAAGAACATCAAGTTCTCCAACTCCAATCATATGTGGGTCTGTCGAAG ATGAAGATTGTGTTGGAGATGCCTTTCACAATAatgaaaaggaagaggaggaggagcagaatGAGGAGTCGTCAAAGAAACAGAAACTCCTCATCGTCGCGCAAACACATCCTGGGAGCAAAAAGTTTCAGCTGGAAGAACACACATCTGGCGGTTCTCTCACAAGTGAGTCGACATCGAAGAGCTCGATGGAGTGGAGAAGCTCCACAAACATCAGGGATTCGGAGACAGaatgccccttctcctcttcatcACGCAGGAGCTCTTCCAACTGGGAAACATACACCTGGTTCCGAAAATACGATGAGGACATGACGTTTTTCGACAGGATCAGTGCACAAAAACTCACAGAAACAG AATCATTTAGGTCAATTAAGTACCAACCGAAATCAGTCTCTCGAAGGATTGTTCACAAATTTACgacacagaagaagaagaaggggaatagGGATCCATATCAAGAACTGGAGAGTGCCTACGTGGCTCAGATCTGCCTCGCATGGGAAGCACTTAACTGGAACTACAACCATTTCCGGCAATGGAGCGCCAAGGGATCAAACAGTGAACGCGCTTCTTGCACCGCATGGATGGCGCAGCAGTTCCAACAGTTTCAGGTCCTGTTGCAGCGGTTCATAGAAAACGAGCCTTACGAGCGTGGCCGGAGGCCCCAAGTCTTTGCTCGGACGAGGATTTCTTCTCCAAAATTGCTCCTAGTTCCTGAGTTCCGAG atgaaggcaAAGAAGAAATGATCTCATCTACCGAGTTCTCGGCGATTCTGGAGGATGCCATTCGAACCTTTATGAACTTCCTCAAGGCAGACAAAGAGAATCCTTGCCAAATTCTTAAAGCATTCATCAAGAGAAAATCCAGCTCGGTGGACCCAAATCTCCGTCGTCTGCTCAAAAGAGCTAATAAAAAG aagaagatgaggcTTAAGGATCTGTTGAAGTCAAGGAGATGTTTGAAAAAGAAGAGGCTAaagggagaggaagagatggagatACTGATGGGCTTAATAGACATGAAGATTGTGTCCAGAACTTTAAGGATGCATGAGATCAGCCACGAGCAATTGCACTGGTGTGAGGAGAAGATGACCAAAGTGAGAGTATGTGATGGGAAAATCCAAAGAGATTCCTCCCCGCTTTTCTTCCCTGTTCAATGA